A single Carnobacterium inhibens subsp. inhibens DSM 13024 DNA region contains:
- a CDS encoding xanthine phosphoribosyltransferase, whose protein sequence is MKELEERILKDGDVLGGEVLKVDNFLNHQIDPKLMQSMGAEFAKHYADKGITRIVTIESSGIAPAVFAGLALDVPVVFARKQKSLTLKDDLYSTDVYSFTKKSTSTIVISKKFLEKTDRILLIDDFLANGQAAKGLIKLCNEAQATVVGIGIVIEKSFQIGRQLLEEENYDVYSLARIRAFEDGQVKFVEEQ, encoded by the coding sequence ATGAAAGAATTAGAAGAACGCATTTTAAAAGACGGCGATGTTTTAGGAGGAGAAGTATTAAAAGTCGATAACTTTTTAAATCACCAAATCGATCCTAAACTTATGCAATCTATGGGGGCTGAATTTGCCAAACATTATGCTGATAAAGGGATCACCAGAATTGTGACAATTGAATCTTCAGGTATTGCACCGGCTGTTTTCGCTGGATTGGCTTTAGATGTTCCAGTGGTATTTGCACGTAAACAAAAAAGTCTAACTTTAAAAGATGATTTGTATTCGACAGATGTATATTCATTTACTAAAAAATCAACGAGCACGATCGTCATTTCTAAAAAGTTTCTAGAAAAAACAGATCGAATATTATTGATTGATGATTTTCTAGCTAACGGTCAAGCAGCTAAAGGATTAATAAAATTATGTAATGAAGCACAAGCTACTGTAGTTGGAATTGGAATCGTTATTGAAAAGTCTTTCCAAATTGGACGCCAATTGCTTGAAGAAGAAAACTATGACGTATACTCCTTAGCTCGTATACGTGCATTTGAAGATGGACAAGTGAAATTTGTAGAAGAACAGTAA
- a CDS encoding hemolysin family protein, translating to MNSDPDSQSMIGQILIIVILTAINAFFASAEMAFVSIDQGKIREKAAKGDKKSITILKLLSNSDNFLATIQVAITLAGFFSSASAATSFATRLEPYLASIPGGTQIATFVVTIALSYITLVFGELYPKQVALQKAEEVARATSGTISVVQIIFKPFVKLLSFSTNILKRLTPIDFTEEKEKMTRDEFRAYLENSQIAGAIDPDEFTMLKGILSMDTKMAREIMVPRTDTFMIDYEDGSAVNIPQLLDIPYSRVPVYVEDKDSIIGIIHVKNLLKASLTHNLDEIDLKDILNKPLFVPETINIDDLLYELKRTRNQLAVLNDEYGGVVGIVTLEDLLEEIVGDIDDEYDETYNMIEKVSESIYLVDGSTQLSKFNEYFGTEIESNDVDSIAGYFITQYGNIPQPDDNANVEYRNYLLKADKVEGSRLVSLYVERLNTATDNEKDELNED from the coding sequence ATGAATTCAGACCCCGATAGTCAGTCGATGATAGGACAGATATTAATTATCGTTATATTGACCGCAATCAATGCATTTTTCGCATCAGCGGAAATGGCATTTGTATCAATAGATCAAGGAAAAATAAGAGAAAAGGCAGCCAAAGGTGATAAAAAATCGATAACTATCTTGAAGCTGTTGAGTAATTCAGATAATTTCTTAGCGACTATACAAGTAGCCATTACTTTAGCAGGATTCTTTTCAAGTGCATCAGCTGCAACAAGTTTTGCAACTCGCCTCGAACCTTATTTAGCAAGTATTCCAGGTGGGACACAAATAGCAACATTTGTTGTGACGATTGCTCTATCTTATATTACCCTTGTGTTTGGGGAGTTATATCCAAAACAAGTAGCCTTACAAAAAGCCGAAGAAGTTGCTCGTGCTACTTCTGGTACAATTTCAGTCGTTCAAATCATTTTTAAACCATTTGTAAAATTGCTTTCATTTTCAACAAATATTTTAAAAAGACTTACTCCGATAGATTTTACGGAAGAAAAAGAAAAAATGACACGTGATGAATTTCGAGCTTATCTGGAAAACAGCCAAATAGCTGGTGCAATAGATCCAGATGAATTCACTATGTTAAAAGGTATCTTATCAATGGATACTAAAATGGCAAGAGAGATCATGGTTCCTCGTACAGATACATTCATGATCGATTATGAAGATGGAAGTGCAGTAAACATCCCTCAATTGTTGGATATCCCTTATTCACGTGTACCCGTTTACGTTGAGGATAAAGATAGCATTATAGGAATCATCCATGTTAAAAACTTATTGAAAGCTTCTCTTACACATAATCTAGATGAAATCGATCTAAAAGATATTTTGAATAAACCTTTATTTGTCCCTGAAACAATCAACATTGACGATTTATTATATGAATTAAAACGGACGCGTAATCAATTAGCTGTTTTAAATGATGAATATGGTGGAGTAGTCGGAATTGTTACTTTAGAAGATTTATTAGAAGAAATAGTCGGTGATATTGATGATGAATACGACGAAACGTACAATATGATTGAAAAAGTATCTGAAAGTATTTATTTAGTAGATGGTTCGACTCAATTATCAAAATTCAATGAATACTTTGGAACTGAGATTGAATCAAATGATGTGGATTCAATTGCCGGTTATTTCATTACACAATATGGGAATATTCCTCAGCCAGATGACAATGCAAATGTTGAATATCGCAATTACTTGTTAAAAGCTGATAAAGTAGAAGGTTCACGTTTAGTTAGTCTTTATGTAGAACGCTTAAACACAGCTACTGATAATGAAAAAGACGAATTAAATGAAGATTAA